From the genome of Polypterus senegalus isolate Bchr_013 chromosome 8, ASM1683550v1, whole genome shotgun sequence:
aaaattttgactgCCTGCTTTAAATGTACAAAGTGTATCTGATTTATGCATTAAATCTGAAGATAGTGAAGCTACTAGTCTTAACTGagtaaaatctttattttaaagtgcagtttattaaaattttaattaaaaaaaggcacTGAAGTGTCTCAAATTATAGCTTGAAGTCTTCCATAAAGCCCAGACATTCTTGAAAATTTATGATGAATAACCTCTGTTCTTTGTATTTCCATGTGTGGTGAATTTCACCATTTGTCATTCGTTGCAAGACAATACATCCAGCCCAGTAAAGTGGTCTTTGCACCTTACTCTATGACACTTTTCTCAAATTTATACTCAGATACTGATCACTAAACTTTAaattgatatatactgtatatgttgttcatataagaaaacacacacacacaaaaaaaatattataatttcttTAGGAAAGGAATTTGACATCCCAAAACAAATACCAAGCAAAATGGTAACTACTGAGAAGTCTTCAAAGCCAAGTTAAAAATCTAACAACTTTTAAGATATGACATTTCCAAAATATGATGAGCACTGTTTCCATCTTCCATGGCTTAAAACTCACAAGAACATGTTAGAAAAGTGTACATACAGAATTTCTGTAACTGGAGAACTGTCAAACAAAATGTCTTGGAGTCACCGATTAAGTCACCTGTTGGCACTGAGCTTGTTTTACAGTTCAAACTTTATCCAGAAGGTTACACTGCCTGTGCAAATAATTTTGTTTGTATTACAATCATAAAATAGTTGTCCCATTACACTTGAGTTGACATTTGTTACTAAATAAATATTGGTTATAAAAAGTCATATCTAGAATAAAAGCAAaggaattatattaaaaaagaataacGCCAAGGCCCAGAGAAGCAGTATGACAATATAAAGACTCCAATAAAAAGTAATTATATATCCTGCACGGACTTTTTCAATGTGTCCTCTTTGGGAAAAGTGATTTCAGCACCTTGGATAGCAACAGATTACCAGCATTATTACAAGCCAGAACTTCAGAATGCTCAGATAATAAAAGGCAACCTAGTTTTCCACGGTTTCAGTTTTCAATCCCTGCATGCATTTAGTGCTAGTATGATCATTATGCAACACGTGGGGTGATGTAATATGTAAGGAATCCAAAGTTACAACGATCGACACGTCAAACTTAACGCCATTCTGCCTACATACACTCTAGTGGAATCAACAATAAATCGATCAGTTAGTGCAATTTGGAAGTAAAAACTCAAGGACCTACCCGAGTGTCGTCATAGTAACGATAGTGTACCAGAAAGCCGCAGGAATACTTGTGAATTTGCTGGCAGTGGAGCCTTTCTCGGCGTAGAACATAACCGTAGCAAATATGATAATGGCCATAGTGAGTGAGAAGAGCAAGAATCCCAGCTCAGAAGCGCAGCTCTTTAAAGTGTAGCCCAGGATGCGCAGCCCCTGTGAATGGCGAGAAAACTTGAAAATTCGAAACACCCTGAATACTCTTAGGGTTACAAAAGCGCCACTTACGTCCTCATTATCAGTCATCACCAAACCAATATAATAGGGCATGATGGCAACGACATCAATTATGCTCATCACACTTCGAACAAATTTATAACGACTGGGAGCTGCTATCAAACGTAGCAAGTATTCGATAGTAAATATCATCACGCAGGCTGTATCCAAACAGAAGAAAGCCAAGGCGTAGCGCTCCCCACATGGCAAGTCTTTGACTCTTCCAGGAGATGTCCCGCACGGTACAGTTTCTACCACATTGGCTATAACAGAAACAGCAATGAAAAAGCCAGTAACATAATAGAACACTAGCGCCAATGTGCTGGTATGTGGATTTTCAAAAGCACGCCACATAGTCTGGCGGAGGGTCATGTCCGGCAAAACTCCATCGTTATTATTCTCCGTATCGGCGTCATCCTGGAGTCTTTCGGCATTTTCTCGCCTGCGGTCCTTGTACTCTTCGTAACAACAATCACCTATGATCTCGGGGATTATACCAAAAAAAGATAGCTCCTCGTCATATGCCGAAATGCATTCGTGTCTCGGGTAGTGAAGTTTACCTGTACGGTAAAAATTAAGTATATGCCTAAAGATGTCAGGGTCCCGGTCAAAGAAATACTCATTTGTTTCTTCGTTAAAAAAGAAATCTCGTTCCGTGCTTCCCAGCAGAGTGTCTGGATACCTTTCCAAAGTATTCCTCCAGGTTTGAAACTTGGTCCCACTTACATTCAAAATGATCAAGCCGTCCTGGGTTCTCCTTTTGTCTCTGGGGGGTGCTGGCATCGGGGCACTGGCCACGGGCATCCATCCTATAGCCGCCGCACGGGCGAACGGAAGCCAAGCAGCTACTCCCGCAGCCATTCCGATCTGCTGGTCTACACCGTACACCAGTTAAGGCAACGCAGAAGGCTGTTCTTGCACAATTACGCAAATTCAGGGTTTCGATGTTGGGACATCTGGGGAAAAAGTTGCGTGGAAAAGAAAGAACTGTTAGAAGGACAGAGATTTCCAGCAACCGCACGTTACATTAAATCCACAGTAAATCTCATGTGCGTAAAGCTGCTTTTTACTAAACAGCCAGGCAATCACTTTTTATTTGTATCGTGGCCGAGAAAGATCTTTTTGcgtaaaatttaatgtaaaaaatgcattacttGCAAAATACGTACTGCTAAAGAAATTAAAGACATTTTGAATGTCTGAGGTAAGCACAGATTTGCAAAATCTTACCTggtaatagatagattgataaagTCACTTCTGCACTTCCTAGCATATTTACTAAACTACACAGTTTATTATACTGGGTGCTCAAAATAAAAGTGATTTAGGCTTCAAAATATATTTAGCAAAACGATAACGAGTATTCTtgtaacagaaagaaaaataaactaattaagttatatcatttaaatattaaaaggtaaTAAATGACTTACCACTGCATAATGTCCATTCATGTGAACAGGAcgcatagagaaaaaaaatttccAACAGTATTCACCGTCCTTCcttgtattaattatattttcaagAGATTCTGGACGATGGAGGTTGCTTTTAATCCAAAGCTGCCGAAAATTGTTTCGGTTTCAGGAAAGCTGCAACAAGTTCAAGGGAAACCTAATTACACTCGACGCTTTAACGCTAGTTACGCATTGTCAACAAAGATCATGCCtcgctctttcttttttcttcttagtTACATCAGAAGGATCGTGGTGGATGATCCACATTATGGTTTAAAAACTGAAGGCAGCGAGCTGCTGTCTGGAGAGCGCAATATTACTCCACTCTCAGTGAATCAGACATCACCTCTTCAAAGGCTGCGGGAAATACAGGTTTTTACTCCTCTTTCCTTCGAAAAAGGTAACTGAAGTCTGCATCTGTAAAATTCAAGAATAATCGATTCGTGTCCTTCATGTGCCTCGTGCGAATTAGAAAAATAGTTTGTGCATAGTTAGGAAAGCGTGGTGCATTGTTACATTTTCTCCTCCTTCAGAACGTCCAGGAGTATTGTGGTTAAGTTGAGCCATTTTCTCAAAGAAAAAAACGGAGGCGTGTCTCTAGCAATGAGAATCTTTTAACTAACGTTGGCACACGGCTTCTTTTAAATCCATATTAAGATTTGTATAGACTCTACTAAGCAAGAACATTAAGTCCGATCACCAACACGCCAatgcaaaataagaaatcagTACGGCACAAGTCAAGCGTGATAAAGACCAAATTAGAGGGCAAAAAGAGGTTCGCACGCGCGCGGGTTATGTTTTGTTGGTTGTGGGATACATGTAAATGTGTTAATTCCAAAAAGGCGGGCTGGTTACTTCCAACTCAATCTCCTTGCTAAATTggcaaacaaataaaaagcaagtGCGAAGGAGAATGAGTGATCGGAAGTAAGAATGATAGGTGACGCAGTTCAAACGCAAATCCTCTGTGGCAATGTGAGAAGAAATAAAAGAGAGGCATACACACGCGTACACACAAtgataaaaatgttatattgtcCCCCATGTGCTGTAGGCACGAGCGTCAGTAAAAGATGACAAGGGTCCTGATTAACTAACGTTGTGCCGGAAAAAAAGAGGTTAATCATCGCGTGGGGAGAAATGGAAATCGACATTCGTCATATTATATTCATAAAACAAACAGTTAATTGGGCGCAGTAATGTGCATTTTGACAAACTCGCTTCTGTTAATATTCTGAACACGTCGCCTACGCTCTTTCTTCCTCTTATTCTCTGAGCCCGTGAGTGTGCGTGTTATCTGTGTCAAGATAAAGTGGAGAGTGAAAGACGGGGAAGAAAGGAGGCTTGAAATGCGCCACTAGGTGGAGACAACAATTAATTTCCCAATGTCAGATGCACACAATAAttctaaaaataaacacataaaaggaataaataaaaaaaaaacttacagaaCGGACATCCGTGGCCTGCAGGTTGCATAATAAATATAAGTTAAAAATAACTCAAGAAACAAATATATACGTGTAAAACATTACGTTAACTTAACAGACTTGGCAAACTGAACGATGCAAAAGAAACACGTCATGTGCAATAATGAAGGATCAcataattttcataaaaataatttaataaacaaataattggagatatgttaataaataaaaacagttgcCCGTGTCAGACTGATCCTTTTTCTCGGTTAAATTcagtttaatgtatttttttagcaCACTCCACAGTACACAGCATGGAGTACACGGTGTTCACGTCCATATACACAGATTGGTTTTGAACACAGGCAGATATGTtctaatgaaaaataatttattttaaccaTCTAAATATAGTTTGTCAGAAACTGATGGATAGtagaaataaatcaataaaacaaagtaggatttttgttttaatgaggtttaatgctttgtatgtaaagtaatagtaataatagtaatagcacTGTCCCATGTACAAAGTCCaagtccaaccaacatgcaacacactgATATCAACCAGCACCACGATAATgctttaaaatacataatttaaaaaaaaaactttttactttgtatttttatctttctgttgttttctcaagatttattttgaagtaaactgttatgttattatttgtttgagTAATATTCCCTTGCAATGTTCTGCGTTTTTTTAACGTAAAATACATAccatttttttattagaaaactgCAATAAGCTTACCTTACGTGAACACTCTTAAAAACAAAGCTGCTTAAATgcttcttcagagcgatgccacaggTGAACCATTTCTGGTTCCACAACACACCCATCCACTTGAAAGCTATAGAAAGAACCTTTATATATTCACAACTGTAACTGGTTCTGTACAGTAAATATGCATGAATAGATAgtaacagggcggcacggtggcacagtggtagcgctgctgcctcgcagttaggagacccgggttcgcttcttgggtcctccctgcgtggagtttgcatgttctccccgtatctgcgtgggtttcctccgggtgctccggtttccgtccaaagacatgcaagttaggtggattggcaattctaaagtggccctagtgtttgctttgtgtgttttctgCGGtgggtggttcctgccttgtgccctgtgttggctggaattggctccagcagacccctgtgaccctgtgtttggattcagcgggttggaaaatggatggatggctggatagatggtaacagattcaTGAAATACTaataagcatccatccattatccaacccgcta
Proteins encoded in this window:
- the kcnd2 gene encoding potassium voltage-gated channel subfamily D member 2 isoform X1; protein product: MAAGVAAWLPFARAAAIGWMPVASAPMPAPPRDKRRTQDGLIILNVSGTKFQTWRNTLERYPDTLLGSTERDFFFNEETNEYFFDRDPDIFRHILNFYRTGKLHYPRHECISAYDEELSFFGIIPEIIGDCCYEEYKDRRRENAERLQDDADTENNNDGVLPDMTLRQTMWRAFENPHTSTLALVFYYVTGFFIAVSVIANVVETVPCGTSPGRVKDLPCGERYALAFFCLDTACVMIFTIEYLLRLIAAPSRYKFVRSVMSIIDVVAIMPYYIGLVMTDNEDVSGAFVTLRVFRVFRIFKFSRHSQGLRILGYTLKSCASELGFLLFSLTMAIIIFATVMFYAEKGSTASKFTSIPAAFWYTIVTMTTLGYGDMVPKTIAGKIFGSICSLSGVLVIALPVPVIVSNFSRIYHQNQRADKRKAQKKARLARIRVAKSGSANAYIQSKRNGLLSDSLEQASKEAGQALVSKTSSSFERQHHHLLHCLEKTTNHEFVDEQTYEMSCMEVSTVNQSGSRSSSISSQHGLTATCCSRRNKKTFRLPNSNMSGSRPGSVQELSTIQIRERPPLSNSRSSLNAKIEDTAQLNCDQPYVTAAIISIPTPPVTTPEEDTSQSPDYSQSNIVKVSAL
- the kcnd2 gene encoding potassium voltage-gated channel subfamily D member 2 isoform X2, producing MAAGVAAWLPFARAAAIGWMPVASAPMPAPPRDKRRTQDGLIILNVSGTKFQTWRNTLERYPDTLLGSTERDFFFNEETNEYFFDRDPDIFRHILNFYRTGKLHYPRHECISAYDEELSFFGIIPEIIGDCCYEEYKDRRRENAERLQDDADTENNNDGVLPDMTLRQTMWRAFENPHTSTLALVFYYVTGFFIAVSVIANVVETVPCGTSPGRVKDLPCGERYALAFFCLDTACVMIFTIEYLLRLIAAPSRYKFVRSVMSIIDVVAIMPYYIGLVMTDNEDVSGAFVTLRVFRVFRIFKFSRHSQGLRILGYTLKSCASELGFLLFSLTMAIIIFATVMFYAEKGSTASKFTSIPAAFWYTIVTMTTLGYGDMVPKTIAGKIFGSICSLSGVLVIALPVPVIVSNFSRIYHQNQRADKRKAQKASKEAGQALVSKTSSSFERQHHHLLHCLEKTTNHEFVDEQTYEMSCMEVSTVNQSGSRSSSISSQHGLTATCCSRRNKKTFRLPNSNMSGSRPGSVQELSTIQIRERPPLSNSRSSLNAKIEDTAQLNCDQPYVTAAIISIPTPPVTTPEEDTSQSPDYSQSNIVKVSAL